Proteins from a single region of Oryza brachyantha chromosome 6, ObraRS2, whole genome shotgun sequence:
- the LOC102701180 gene encoding thiosulfate sulfurtransferase 16, chloroplastic-like, with translation MATLARLSYPVVLATLRHGAINPPPFAAAAAAMPTAAKRMLGSVRCGGAKALHAEATAESPVPPRSVPVRVAYELQQAGYRYLDVRTEGEFAGGHPVGAVNIPYMHKTGSGLTKNTHFLEKVSATFGKEDEIIVGCQSGKRSLMAASELCSAGFTAVTDIAGGFSAWRENELPTNQ, from the exons ATGGCGACCTTGGCGCGACTCTCCTACCCCGTCGTCCTCGCCAC GCTGCGGCATGGCGCAATAAACCCTCCTCcgttcgcggcggcggcggcggcgatgccgaCGGCGGCCAAGAGGATGCTCGGATCCGTCAG ATGCGGCGGCGCCAAGGCGTTGCatgcggaggcgacggcggagtcgccggtgccgccgcggtCGGTGCCGGTGCGCGTCGCCTACGAGCTGCAGCAGGCCGGATACCGCTATCTCGACGTCAG AACCGAGGGTGAGTTTGCTGGTGGGCATCCAGTTGGAGCTGTAAACATCCCATACATGCACAAAACCGGCTCAG GACTGACAAAAAACACACATTTTCTTGAGAAAGTGTCAGCTACCTTTGGGAAGGAGGATGAGATCATCGTT GGATGCCAAAGTGGCAAGAGATCTCTCATGGCAGCATCTGAACTCTGCTCTGCT GGTTTTACTGCTGTAACAGACATCGCCGGTGGATTTTCTGCCTGGAGGGAGAATGAACTACCGACCAACCAGTAA